In Limnobaculum parvum, one DNA window encodes the following:
- the sgcC gene encoding PTS sugar transporter subunit IIC SgcC yields MFDYILSLGGTVFVPMVMILIGLIFRIPVLQAVKAGVTVGIGFVGMGLVIVMAIDSLSPPIKIMIERFGLHLHILDVGAGPASGVGYATAIGAIIIPVIFLLNIGMLVTRLTKTMNVDIYNYWHYAITGTVVQLMTGNIIYGVLAAICHAALSLKIADLTAKRVQSIVGLEGISIPQGYGSSSVPLFILLDKLYSYIPFLKGRNIDATEIQKRFGMVGDPVIIGVVLGLIFGLSAGENFKGTMTLMITVAAIMVLFPRMIRLIVEGLMPISDGARKFFQKYLHGREVYIGLDTAVTLGHPTTIAVGLLLIPIMLLIASVLPGNQVLPLADLPVAPFFICMATVIHRGDLIRTLISGIIVMITVLLISTQFAPYFTEMARNGGFSFAADGAQISALSVGNMFGWSIVELMAMGIIGVVIAVGAVCAIVLWLRTKELSA; encoded by the coding sequence ATGTTTGATTACATTTTGTCTCTTGGCGGAACCGTTTTCGTACCGATGGTGATGATTCTGATCGGTCTGATTTTCAGAATCCCTGTTCTGCAAGCGGTGAAAGCGGGTGTCACGGTAGGTATTGGTTTTGTTGGTATGGGGTTAGTCATTGTGATGGCAATAGATAGCCTCAGCCCGCCAATAAAAATCATGATTGAACGCTTTGGCTTGCACCTGCACATACTGGATGTGGGGGCGGGGCCAGCTTCCGGCGTGGGTTATGCCACAGCCATTGGCGCAATTATTATTCCGGTGATTTTCTTACTTAATATTGGCATGTTGGTCACCCGCCTGACCAAAACCATGAACGTTGATATCTATAATTACTGGCACTACGCCATTACGGGTACTGTCGTACAGTTAATGACGGGAAATATAATCTACGGGGTGCTGGCGGCAATCTGCCATGCGGCGCTTTCTTTGAAAATTGCTGACCTGACGGCTAAACGAGTACAAAGCATTGTTGGATTAGAAGGGATCTCGATTCCACAAGGATATGGTTCCAGCTCGGTACCGCTGTTTATCCTGCTGGATAAGCTCTATAGCTATATTCCGTTTCTTAAAGGACGAAATATTGATGCGACAGAGATTCAGAAGCGTTTCGGCATGGTTGGCGATCCGGTGATCATCGGCGTTGTGCTGGGGCTAATTTTTGGGTTGTCTGCCGGAGAAAACTTTAAAGGCACCATGACGTTAATGATCACCGTTGCGGCGATTATGGTACTGTTTCCTCGAATGATTCGCCTGATAGTGGAAGGCTTAATGCCGATTTCAGACGGTGCGCGTAAATTCTTCCAAAAATATCTCCACGGTCGGGAAGTCTATATTGGTCTGGATACCGCCGTGACGTTGGGGCATCCAACTACCATTGCCGTAGGCTTGCTGCTCATCCCTATCATGTTATTGATCGCCAGCGTATTGCCCGGCAATCAGGTATTACCACTGGCGGATCTGCCTGTCGCACCATTTTTCATTTGCATGGCAACGGTGATTCATCGCGGCGACTTAATTCGCACCTTAATCAGCGGAATAATTGTCATGATTACCGTATTGCTCATTTCTACTCAGTTCGCCCCTTACTTTACTGAAATGGCCCGTAACGGCGGGTTTAGCTTTGCTGCGGATGGTGCACAAATCAGTGCGTTATCGGTAGGGAATATGTTTGGTTGGTCAATTGTTGAATTAATGGCTATGGGCATTATTGGTGTAGTGATTGCGGTGGGTGCGGTATGTGCAATTGTACTGTGGCTACGTACCAAAGAGTTATCTGCATAA
- the sgcB gene encoding PTS sugar transporter subunit IIB SgcB — MKKILVACGTGMSTSTMIAQRLQEYLTSQGIAVSTSQCSLNEIPYNCSGMDLIVTSMKVDKDYGIPTLNGAPLLIGINDDVLKEKVKALLSQ, encoded by the coding sequence ATGAAGAAGATATTGGTAGCCTGTGGAACAGGCATGTCCACCTCAACCATGATAGCGCAGCGACTACAGGAGTATTTGACCTCCCAAGGTATCGCTGTGAGCACATCACAGTGCAGCCTAAATGAGATCCCTTATAACTGTAGCGGAATGGATCTGATCGTGACATCCATGAAGGTGGATAAGGATTACGGTATTCCTACACTGAACGGCGCACCGCTATTAATTGGTATTAATGATGATGTGCTTAAAGAAAAAGTTAAAGCACTGTTAAGCCAATAG